The DNA region TTTATAATAATAGTGAAAGAGAGATAGGGACTCTTTTCCCTCGAAAGAGAGAAAGACGAACTATCTCTTTTTTTATTCAGTAAAATAGAAAAGGATGAGATACAAATTGCGATTGTGAACTGAAATGTCCACCTATTTGATGTTTTTATATACCCTGTTCTTGGAAGATATCGTTTATTTTTGCATGTGGAACATTATATATATCTAATACCGATAAATAAACAGGCTTATGAAAAAGATTTTTTTACCCTTCGCCACGGTTGTCTTTTTGTTGAGTTCCTGCAAGGACGTTGCGCCGAAGGAAGAACTTGTGATCAACCTACAAGAGAAAGGTGCTGAAGTAGCGCCATCCATGTATGGCATCTTCTTCGAAGAGATTAACCATGCGGGCGACGGCGGCTTGTATGCCGAACTGGTAAAGAACCGCAGTTTTGAGGAGTTGGAAATGCCCGAAGGATATTATGCCGAGGGAGATGTACTGCATCCGAAGAAAGTTTGTAACCACATGTCGGGTGAGGTGCGGGAAGGAAGTTTTCGCTGGACTACCGAACCGGTGCCGGGCTGGACTCTGAGCACAAAGGATGCTGCGGAAATGAAACTGACCAAGGAACAACTCAAGTTCTCCACGGCTCCGAACAATCTGAAGGTAACCATTAAAAATGCTTCAACTCCTATCCGCCTGATAAATGAAGGATACTGGGGAATGAATCTGGTGAAAGACAACTCTTATCAGTTGCGTACCATTATCCGCCCTGCTTCCGATTACAAGGGAAAAGTGACTGCCCTGTTACTGTCTGAGCAAGGTGAAGTGCTGGCTTCCGCTCCTGTTGATATAACTGCTGCCGGACAATGGAACGACTTGAGCCTGGCAATGCAACCTACGGCAACTTCTGCCAAAGGAAAGCTTGCTTTGGAATTTGACGCTCCGGGTACAGTCTATGTAGATTATGTTTCCCTCTTCCCCGAAAAAACTTTTCACGACCGTCCGAATGGACTGCGGAAAGATGTAGCTGAAATCTTGGAAGGATTGCACCCTGCCTTTGTACGCTGGCCCGGTGGCTGTGTGGTAGAAGGTATCTCGTTGGAGAACCGTTTCGAATGGAAGAAGTCTTTGGGCGATCCTGCCGCACGGTCGGGAGAATACAGTACCTGGGGCTACCGTTGTTCGTACGGTTTCGGCTATCACGAAATGTTGCAGTTCTGCGAAGATATCGACGCAAAGGCAATGTTTGTCTGCAACGTCGGTCTGGGTTGCCAGTATCGTATGGGAGACGCTTCACCGGAGAGTAAGATAGCTTACTATCTGGACGATTGCATGGATGCCATAGAGTATGCTATCGGTGACGTGACTACCGAATGGGGGGCCAAGCGTGCCGAACAGGGCCATCCCGAACCTTTCCCGTTGCAATACGTAGAGATTGGTAATGAGAACTGGGGCGATGAGTATGACAAACGTTTCGATATCTTCTATACAGCTATCAAAGCGAAATATCCCGAGTTGATCCTGATTTCCAATCACGGTTTGGGTGGAACGGGTAAGATTGCCAAAACGGATATGATCGACCCGCACTGGTACGTGAATCCGGAATTCTTCTTCCAGAACACGACTGTCTTTGATAACCATCCGCGTGGAAAATACGATGTCTATGTAGGTGAATATGCTTGTAACGCCAATGTAGGCGGTGGAAATATGCGTGCCGCCCTCTCGGAAGCCGCCTTTATCTCCGGTATGGAGCGCAACGGCGATCTGGTGAAGATGACTTCGTATGCCCCGCTTCTGGAGAACCGGAACGACCGTTCATGGGTTGTCAATCTCATTTGGCTGGATACGGATCAGGTATTGGGGCGCAGTTCTTACTATGTACAACAGATGGCGGCTGAAAACCGTCCGACGTACAATGTGAAGAGTAATATGATTATGAGTGCTCCACGGGTTCTTGAATACAATGAAGGACGTCTCGGCTTCGGTTCCTGGCATACACAAGTTGAATTCAAGGACGTGAAACTGACCGGAGCAGATGGAGCGCCCATTGGTCTTGATCTTAATAATGCGGTGAAGAAAGAAGGCGAATGGAGTTTGGATAACGGCTTGTTGAAGCAAACATCTCTGAGAGAACCGGCGAAATACATTGTCGATGGCTTTAATAGTAATCAGTTTACACTGGAGTTCAAGGTTCGCAAAGAAGGCGGTAACGAAGGTTTCTTCCTCTATTTCGGCTTGTCGGAAGACAGTAACAAAGGCTTTGTGTATAACGTTGCCGGATGGAACAATGGAACGACGGCTGTGGAAGAAGTCACGGGTGGACGCACTTCCGGTGTGGCAGGCGACCGGGTATCTCAGAGCCTCGAAACCGATAAATGGTACGATGTGAAACTGGTGGTTACTCCCCAGAAGAGCGAACTCTTTATGGATGGCAAATTGATATTGGCCCATGCCCCGGAGACGACTCCGCTTCAGTTCTTCTCTTCCGGTTATGATGAAGCAACCGGTGAGGTGATCGTGAAAGTAGTGAACTCAGAGGCTCAGTCCTATCCGTTACGGATTAAACTGGATGGAGTGGACGACGTGGAGAAGACCGGTAAAGTGATTTCTCTGACCGCAGCCAGTGACATGGACGAGAACTCGTTTGAAGAACCAATGAAAATCTCTCCGAAGGAAAGTGAATACAAAGGCTTTGGAAAGAGCTTCGATTATACCTTCCCGCCATTCTCATATACTATATTGAGAGTGAAAGCGAAATGATGTCTTGATATCCTGTAAATAAATCGGAAAGAACCGCTATTTCTCGTTTACAAGAAGTTAATAATATAGGGCTTCGTGTGTCCTTTGGACATATGAAGCCCTATATTATTAACTTCTTGCACTGTTTTGATTCTCAGTGGTATATCAAATCTATTTAGTGTCCTTTCTTGTGGATAAATATTACGGTTAGCTATCAGGCGTGCAGCATCTATATATCCAATATGTTGTATCTATACATTCAACGTCACCTTACTGATCGACGCTGAAGGAACAGGATAAGAGAAGGTGGCTTGGTACGGAGCAAGTATGTTTTGGGTATGGTTGCTCTGAATTTTGCCAATGATTTTGGTTATTCTGATTTTATTTCATTAATTTGTATTGTTATAGTGAAAAGCGTTTGAAAGCATGCTTGTAGAAACAATAGAATCAATTAGATGATGGAAAGTTATGACAGCATAACATTTGCGGCGGCATTAGCCAAATTGGGAATGTCCAAGGATGCTTCTTCAGGTTTACGCTTTGTATCCCGGAGATTTGAAGAGAATGATGTGGATATATATTGGGCACTGGAGCAAGCGAATGGATTTTGAGCGACTGCGGTTTATTTCCGTTTTTATAATGATAAACGCCCTCCTAAACCTCAAATTTATATCTATGATAATTCAGATATTACTCCTGAAAAAAAACAAGGTGCCAATATTCATCATAAACTTTGGAATGCGGGTATTGTTCCTTTCTGCTTTTTGTTTGAAGCAGATCGAATACTTGTATATAATTGTGGCAAGAAACCTCAATGGGATACAACTGGAGAAAACTTCATCATATCACCGCATGATTTAATAGAACTGTTAAATGACGTTCAGAGTAAATTGGAATTTTATAATGTTCGTCAGTTTGATTCGGGGCTATTTTGGGAATCGAGTGCAGGTCAGCATTTTAAATATGAAGAGAGTGCTTACGAACAGCTATTATCTCAGCTGAAAAATGTTAAGTCGAACATTATTTCCCGTGCCGGTACTGAAAATGCAGCTTTGGTAAAACGAATTCTTATGATGCTTATACTTCTCAAGTATCTTGAAGAACGAAAGGATGAAGAAGGAAAGGGAGCATTGGATCCGGGCGAATTCTATGGAGCATATAATCCTCAAAACCCTACACTGGAGGGTGTCTTGGAGCATGTGGAACTATTTATTGCCGTTTTGAAAGAGCTTTCGGGCAAGAAGCATTTTAATGGACAGGTTTTTTATTTGAGTGAGGAAGAATTATCAACGCTTCGAGAAAGGATAGATCTCTCCCTGTTTCGATACTTTGTAGAAGGAAATGTTTCGTTCTTTTCAAAAGAGAGTCAAGGAATCGGACAAAT from Bacteroides sp. MSB163 includes:
- a CDS encoding alpha-L-arabinofuranosidase C-terminal domain-containing protein — encoded protein: MKKIFLPFATVVFLLSSCKDVAPKEELVINLQEKGAEVAPSMYGIFFEEINHAGDGGLYAELVKNRSFEELEMPEGYYAEGDVLHPKKVCNHMSGEVREGSFRWTTEPVPGWTLSTKDAAEMKLTKEQLKFSTAPNNLKVTIKNASTPIRLINEGYWGMNLVKDNSYQLRTIIRPASDYKGKVTALLLSEQGEVLASAPVDITAAGQWNDLSLAMQPTATSAKGKLALEFDAPGTVYVDYVSLFPEKTFHDRPNGLRKDVAEILEGLHPAFVRWPGGCVVEGISLENRFEWKKSLGDPAARSGEYSTWGYRCSYGFGYHEMLQFCEDIDAKAMFVCNVGLGCQYRMGDASPESKIAYYLDDCMDAIEYAIGDVTTEWGAKRAEQGHPEPFPLQYVEIGNENWGDEYDKRFDIFYTAIKAKYPELILISNHGLGGTGKIAKTDMIDPHWYVNPEFFFQNTTVFDNHPRGKYDVYVGEYACNANVGGGNMRAALSEAAFISGMERNGDLVKMTSYAPLLENRNDRSWVVNLIWLDTDQVLGRSSYYVQQMAAENRPTYNVKSNMIMSAPRVLEYNEGRLGFGSWHTQVEFKDVKLTGADGAPIGLDLNNAVKKEGEWSLDNGLLKQTSLREPAKYIVDGFNSNQFTLEFKVRKEGGNEGFFLYFGLSEDSNKGFVYNVAGWNNGTTAVEEVTGGRTSGVAGDRVSQSLETDKWYDVKLVVTPQKSELFMDGKLILAHAPETTPLQFFSSGYDEATGEVIVKVVNSEAQSYPLRIKLDGVDDVEKTGKVISLTAASDMDENSFEEPMKISPKESEYKGFGKSFDYTFPPFSYTILRVKAK